Part of the Caldisericia bacterium genome is shown below.
TTGTCTAAAAGTTCTATTGAATATGAAGACAAAACTTCTCTATGCTTATGAGCATTTTCTCCTAGAAGAACAATTTCAAATCTTCTTTTTGCAAAACCTAAAAAGAGGGATAGAAAGAGAGTGCATAAAATGAGCCAATTAGAAACAGAAATTTGAGTAACAATTGAACCAGAATAAATTCTTAAAATGAAATTAAATGCAATAATAAAAACATCAATAATAACTAATTTTTTAATTAATAAAGAATAAAAAAAATTAAAAGAAATGTATAATAAGAAAATAATTGTTAAAAATTTATTTAAAAAAATTGAAATTATTATTGGGGTTATTATTAAAATTATTGAAAGAAATTTAGCAATGTTTTTGTTAATTTTACCACTTGGAAGAGGTCTATTTCTTTTGTCAGGATGCTCTAAATCGCTTTCAAGATCAAAAATATCATTCAAAATGTAAAGACCACTTGAAAGTATAGATAAAAGAAAGAAGGTTAAAAGTGTTTTTAAAAAAAGTTCACTATTAAATAAATTT
Proteins encoded:
- a CDS encoding decaprenyl-phosphate phosphoribosyltransferase, with the protein product MRVYLSLLRIKHWIKNLFVFAPIIFSGNLFNSELFLKTLLTFFLLSILSSGLYILNDIFDLESDLEHPDKRNRPLPSGKINKNIAKFLSIILIITPIIISIFLNKFLTIIFLLYISFNFFYSLLIKKLVIIDVFIIAFNFILRIYSGSIVTQISVSNWLILCTLFLSLFLGFAKRRFEIVLLGENAHKHREVLSSYSIELLDKIIVILSTATILSYSLYSVSSETKEKFGGGFIFTIPVVVYGILRYIYLIYEKKEGEPTKLVTEDIPLIVTILIWIAFSIFIIYK